The nucleotide sequence AAATAACGATCTTGTCTCTCTTCTTATCTAAAATATGAAGCGTGTTCAGCGTGCAGAATACTTTGGAGACGGTTACATAATGAGCTCCGGTTATTTCAGAAATATCTCTCAAGGGTAAATTAATGTTGACCTCGATATGATTATTAACAGGCTTCCCCTGAGAAACGCATAATTGATAAATCAATTTCACAATCCGTATTGTCGGATTTAAAAAGTCCATCTCGGCCGCCTGTTTCATAAAGAAATTGC is from Dehalobacter sp. 12DCB1 and encodes:
- a CDS encoding helix-turn-helix domain-containing protein — its product is MDFLNPTIRIVKLIYQLCVSQGKPVNNHIEVNINLPLRDISEITGAHYVTVSKVFCTLNTLHILDKKRDKIVIFDIRKLEELTQETQLFKHDGTN